One Gadus chalcogrammus isolate NIFS_2021 chromosome 22, NIFS_Gcha_1.0, whole genome shotgun sequence genomic window carries:
- the LOC130376180 gene encoding actin-binding Rho-activating protein-like, which yields MQSGSARVGEGGADGGDGGRVDYTREDPSGGGEGGDGRPAKEVKERERRPESAVGGGGGRRADGGGRGGGGGGGGPADQTTADPWGGVDGDSTEKVAEQGGGSETGHRDPHPGPREEEVVLGAPRQTGTASWVKKKLPLAPTSGGREVARLTALSRRHSAVGDLKSRWQGWESAHSHTQKLNPFSAGFDPQYSMSLRLQPGEEGYGRPMEGTKTAERAQRAERHIHGEIDDLCHVIRRMSREDEADGRSCVTFGALFERYVRVSDKVVGILLRARKHGKVAFDGEMLWKGQDDAVVITLLV from the exons ATGCAATCTGGATCAGCCAGGGTCGGAGAAGGAGGtgctgatggaggtgatggaggacgaGTAGACTACACCAGAGAAGATCCCTCgggcggaggagagggaggagatggacgGCCGGcgaaggaggtgaaggagcgagagagaagaccTGAATCAgctgtgggtggaggaggaggacgacgtgCTGATggagggggtagaggaggaggtggaggtggtggtggacctGCAGACCAAACAACAGCAGATCCCTGGGGTGGGGTAGACGGAGACTCCACTGAGAAGGTCgcggagcagggagggggatcCGAGACGGGGCACCGAGACCCCCACCCGGgccccagggaggaggaggtggtgctgggggccCCCCGGCAGACAGGCACCGCGTCCTGGGTGAAGAAGAAACTGCCCTTGGCCCCAAC gtctGGGGGGCGTGAGGTGGCGCGCCTCACCGCCCTCTCCAGGAGACACAGCGCGGTGGGAGACCTGAAGAGCCGCTGGCAGGGCTGGGAGTCGGCCCACAGCCACACCCAGAAGCTCAACCCCTTCAGCGCGGGCTTCGACCCCCAGTACTCCATGTCGTTGAGGCTCCAG CCGGGCGAGGAGGGCTACGGCCGGCCGATGGAGGGCACCAAGACGGCTGAGAGAGCCCAGCGAGCCGAGCGCCACATCCACGGCGAGATCGACGACCTGTGCCACGTGATCCGCCGCATGTCGCGGGAGGACGAGGCGGACGGCCGGAGCTGCGTCACATTCGGCGCACTGTTCGAGCGCTACGTGCGCGTCTCCGACAAGGTGGTGGGGATCCTGCTGCGGGCGCGCAAGCACGGGAAGGTGGCGTTCGACGGCGAGATGCTGTGGAAGGGACAAGACGACGCGGTCGTCATCACCCTGCTAGTGTGa